A genomic window from Coccinella septempunctata chromosome 9, icCocSept1.1, whole genome shotgun sequence includes:
- the LOC123319927 gene encoding nuclear speckle splicing regulatory protein 1, producing the protein MSKEYGLIKPAKNTMVVQAPGKRAAIFDEDSDSDEPYASKPLFRKPLVKKQVKLAQEKAIEEDPTVFQYDEIYDDMEKQRNETKLLKKGVDKKPKYINNLLKAAERRKRENERRIDRQVQKEREAEGDEFKDKESFVTSSYQKKLEEMKLLEEQEQREEYLESIGDVKKQGNLDGFYRHFYEQKVNYEVKKENDENQIENEKDKTPENAESTSDKTVKKNVNRHYRKRNESNSEDDDQDVKKEHLTSNLDADSDFSIDSSDSDEEDVTKTKVLENPKDENTEIPKDADTSKKEEKTNEPIDVEVVKEKNEETVKKKPKINVYKKRTVDQVFEDARQRYLERCSLRNVA; encoded by the exons ACTCAGATTCTGATGAGCCTTATGCATCAAAGccattatttcgaaaaccaCTCGTTAAAAAACAGGTTAAGCTTGCTCAAGAGAAAGCAATAGAAGAAGATCCCACAGTTTTTCAATACGATGAGATATATGATGATATGGAGAAACAAAGAAACGAAACAAAACTATTGAAAAAAGGTGTTGATAAGAAGCCAAAATAcattaataatttattaaaaGCAGCTGAGAGAAGAAAGAGGGAAAACGAGAGAAGAATTGACCGGCAAGTTCAGAAAGAGAGAGAAGCTGAAG GAGATGAATTCAAGGATAAAGAATCTTTTGTGACTTCATCCtatcaaaaaaaattggaagaaatgaaATTACTTGAGGAACAAGAACAAAGAGAAGAATATTTAGAGTCCATTGGAGATGTTAAAAAACAAGGAAATTTGGATGGTTTCTACCGACACTTTTATGAACAAAAAGTGAATTACGAAGTTAAAAAGGAGAATGATGAGAATCAAATTGAAAATGAGAAAGATAAAACTCCCGAAAATGCAGAATCTACTAGTGATAAAACTGTCAAGAAAAATGTTAACAGGCATTATAGAAAACGAAACGAATCAAATAGTGAGGATGATGATCAGGATGTGAAAAAAGAACATTTAACATCAAACTTGGATGCAGATTCTGATTTTAGCATTGATTCATCAGACAGTGATGAAGAAGATGTTACAAAGACAAAGGTACTGGAAAACCCCAAAGATGAAAACACTGAAATTCCAAAAGATGCTGACACTAGTAAAAAAGAGGAGAAAACTAATGAACCTATTGATGTTGAAGTCGTGAAAGAAAAAAATGAGGAGACGGTTAAGAAAAAGCCAAAAATTAATGTTTATAAAAAGAGGACTGTAGATCAAGTTTTTGAAGATGCAAGGCAAAGATATCTCGAGAGATGTTCATTGAGAAATGTAGCTTAA